The sequence below is a genomic window from Anopheles cruzii chromosome 3, idAnoCruzAS_RS32_06, whole genome shotgun sequence.
CCAGTGTAAATCGGGCAAGGACTTTATGCGCCAGTAACCAACATGCTACATCGGACCGTCGGTGCTTTATCCTACGGCTGGGAACATCCGAACCAGAAACATTAATAGAGGGCgccaaaataaaataaaacgagcGGCCACTTTCCGAACGGCAAAATGGTTCGCGTCGCGCATTCAGAATCACAAAATCACTTCCTCGACCATACATTTTTTATAGGATGCCGAGCAATGTATTTCGAACGGTCAGCCAACGGTGGTCAGCCAGCTTCAGCGCCCCGACTCCATACAAACTAATGCGAGGGTTTGAAATGGCCCAACAAATCTGAAACACATAACAAACGGaaatggcacaattcaattgGTATCTAAAACAGtatatttacttaaaaaggGGCCAGCAGTCGGTCAGTGAAACGGGTGGTGGGACCAAATAAAAGCCCCGGCAGTCAGCCATGGTGTGGGTAGCAGGGAGCGTACATTTATTTAGTGGTGTCTAGAGCTCCGGGGATCGGCCGGCCCCAGCTGACCTGACGGATGATCCCATCTAGCAGCGGGGCGGTTGCTTGACACGATGAGGCCTAttaaatttatcgttttcgaaTTGGATTCTAGTCGGCCGAAACGCTGGGCTTCCGGTGCCGCAAGGTCCCTGCACCTTCACactcgaaccgaaccgattttCACACTCTATTTTAACtcaattaatttttcacaaaCCCTCCCCCGGGCGCGCGTTGGAGGCgtcgaaaggaaaaacttgTATCGCCGCACAacccggaaaacggaaaccgtaGCTATACGGAAAAGCTACACGAAAAAAACGTCGCGCACACCCCGGggtttccggtgccgccgcggCCCACTTTTGTTGACGTGAAGGATATCAAATATTTAGCCGTGCATTTTAAACGGACGCGATCCGGTACTTGAAAAGTCAATTTGAGCCATCTACCAACAACACATACACGTGAAACAGCGGGCCGAGTGTCCGTGTCCTGGTGGTCCTCCCGCAAGGGACcaaataaattggaatcgGGTGATTCCAACAATTGGCTACAATAGCCACCGAACAACCAGCGAATTTGCTGCACTTTCGGTCGCGGCTGGCAGATAGTGTTGCACCCGGGTCGTGTTCCGGCGGCAAACATCCGGCCCCGACAATCGAACATCACACGCTCCCAGGAGGACCAAACCTCCCGTAGTCCCTCGGGAGTACGGGACAGGATCTGGCTTTCATCTCGTATCGCTTCTCTTCGCCTCGGATAGCATGCTCCAACCGCGCGGCCGAACGAGGTGTActgttgtttaatttaataatcaCGCCACAGATATGCTCCTGCAAAATGTTGAATCAACTCCGAAGTGCGCTCAACTCCGCTCCTGCGTGCGATATAATATCATTATAAATATGTTTATCATTTCCCCGGGCCTGGTTTCTCCTGGCGTGTCCCAACCCTTGGAAAAGCCCTCGCTTTAACGGGAAGTGGAAAATCACACGCGAAAATGATAGCCGCCCCCGTGGGTTCGACCCGGTAATCGCCCGACAATTACAAGGGCACCACCAGGCACCGGTTCCGCGACAACAAGTGTGCCCGGCCCGTAAATCCGCGAGGGTTGCCGCCCGGTCCAAAACCTAGGGTGCCTGGCTACGGGCTTCCCATCGCACCGATTAACGGGCTCAGGCGATGCCGGGTCTATCCGTGTCTACCGCGTCACGTGGCTTACGGGTGCGTGTATGGGCTGGGCTTATGATTGAGTTGTCAGCTCCGTATCCgcgcgcccggtcggtcggttggcggaAAAGTGGAAAGCGCAGTTTTCTCCGTGAAACGATTACACCCCAGGGACCCGGGGTGGGCTGGCTATGCGTATGCATCGATCCCACGGCGTTGCGCcctaattgaattattttctcATGAGTCAATGTTGAAGCACTCTCTCCATTTGTGTAACAATAGCCACCTGCAGGCGGATGTGGCAATGGTTTCGCAGTCGGAAAGTCCACGTTGTTTCAAGCTATCAATAACCTGTTCAAACCTGTATCAAATCAACAATTCACCGCAGTGGAAACAAATTTTATCAAATTAAGGCTAGTGGCACTAGCAAAGATTAAACTATATTCAAAAATGAAGGAAACTTGCAATATGTTTACGGCATGAGACAAAGTGGATGCTGAAAGTGTGAAATGTAGACGAATTCTCTAGGATACTCTAAAGTTCCCTCGTTTTGTCAGTGAAGCGTTCTAgttgatttgttgtttgttggtgttgttcGCACAGCAAAGGCATATTGAGGCAAACACCATCAAGATCGAGATCCTGCTTCTCGGAGCAACACCGAGTCATTCTGTAGCAGTCAAATTAAGTCTACTTTTCATGAGTTAGCTTTGATTGTGAACCAACCAATTGAGGATTTTCAGCTCAGCAGGCCTACTTCGTTTACATGTTTTTGTTAAcgcaaataaattattcaatggTCAAAAAAGCCCATCATCCTGCTCCCGCTGGAGCAAAGTGGCTCTCGAGGCTCGCACTGCCGTCGGTTTTCTTACCTTGCGTAGCGTTGATTAAAATCTCGCAAATTGAATTCTTTAAAGATAAATGAATTCCACCTGACGGCTAAGCTCTGATTGGGAGCCCAGCTCGCGCCGAACGTCGGCAGCATGAAAAAGTACGACGGACGTCGGGATATCCACTTCACGTGATGACCAGTAGCATAAAGAAAAAACTGAAGCGAATTGAAAAGATCGTGTAATCACTAGGCTGTTTGGGATGTGCTTAAGTCTTCACCTTCACCTCTGATTAGATTGAGACCGGTGGAGTGTCTTGACGAGATTCGTAAGCATCGCTTGCTTCCGCCCACCGGGAACTGGCCCGGTGACTTACAAGTCTACGGGCCAAACCTAACCTAAAAGAGTCTGCCGACGTAGCGTCCACTGTCACTGTCCTGTTAGAGCAGACGGCAATACCTTCGAAAAAGGCAAGAAAATGTAATCCCATCGTCAAACGGATGAGCAGCATGAAAATGATAAACGTTTAAGTCCACCCGGGGCGGTAGCAAAACGTCCCTGGCCCTTCCCGGTAATAGGTAGGCAACAACGAAACATACCCATGGGAATGATCTGTGCGCCGGGAGAGTCGCACGGCAAATTTCTAAACTTTCCGGTACACTCGGACGGCCGTCAGGAAGCAATCATTCATCcacataaattaattataaaGTAATACGAGGCGCGTCTCCGGCTAGCAGAGCGAAAGCGACCCCACCCCAGAAGGGGTCATACAGGCATTGCAGCAAACTCTCAGAGTGGCCGGTGTATGTGCAACCATTGCCTTTTGCCGGGCGATGATCCTAACAAGAGGGACAGCTGGTTCGTGCCGGCGTGAGGATGAGCGTGAGGTTATGTTTATTTTGATTACCACTGTTCTTTTGAAGTGTCTGGTTTTGGCTGATGGCAATCGGTCGTTTGATTTGGCTATCTCTGCTCGTGCCATTCGAGCGGCCCTCGGCCGATTACTTCCGTTAAATATCGCTACCCTAGCAAGTTGCAGGGATGCTCGATTGGGCAGAGAGCGTTACGAAAAGAACAATCCGAGGAGGGAGTGGACCCATTGACATCGACAACACCCAGCGTTTTTATCTTTTTGCATCTACACTTGGTCGAACCCAGTGCATCCAGCCGCCAGTACTGGGCTGTTGTTGTGCATTTATTgtcccgaaaaaaaatcctgcacGTACTCACGGTGATCGAGTTACGATGTGATATCTGCTAGGGGTAGCTCTGACCATTTTCTCAGGGAGCCTGTGTCCGAGTATTACTAAACAAGTGCTTCGCATGAAGTTCCGCAAACTCGTGAGGGGATATGGCAACACTATTAGTGCCTGAAGTGACGAAAGTGTCAGTTAACCTATTGACAAAACGGGCCATGTAGAAACTAGGGTTTGTGACAACTGGACAAATTAATGCGAAGACAACAATCGGATGTAGTGCTCCCTCCGGGTGATTAGTCCTGAGTTGAATTTGAGATCATAATTGTAAGAGACGTACTGTTGGGCGCGTGTCCTACAATTACTCTACGAGAGATCACATCAGATAGGAGGGCACACAAAATTGGGATCCCAAAGAAGCGTCAAATATTATGTTTGTTCTAATAGACCTCCAGTCCAAAACATACACGTATTTTTAAAACTCGTAACAACTTCCGCAAGGTAGCTCCACGTAATCAACGTAATTATAATATACATCTGCAAAATATTCTGTACTGCTCCCGCCTGTCCTCTTTCACCCAAGTGTTCATGCACCATAGCGAGCTTATTAAAGCATTGTGACCGTAGACGTTTCAAATATTATTCATCCGTGGTGGAAGGTCGCCATTGATAACCTATAATTTGTCCCATTTCAACGGTATAACTCCATGTCGAGCATTCCAATTATCTAATCAACCTTCCGATACATCTTAGTTGCTTCCATAGCACCTTCTTTCATTATTCTTTATGGCTGACAATTGTTCGTTCAGTTTTTACTGATCTGCACAAACAAAACGCCTCTTTTGCTGGGTCGTAAGCAAAAGGCTGCTTTCTTTTATCATTGCATATTCTCAATCTTCAGTAAAGTCACTGGCTTTGGCTTTATTATAACTCCTTATAATCGATTCCTGTGTGCTTTCAGAAGAAGGTTAAAATTATCACCAACGCAACTGCTGTTAAGCTCTCGGCGACGGCTCCAGATATCAAGACATATTGTGATAATCGATGAGAAACGGTAAACGGATTCAGCTGGAGACGTTGTGTCAAACTTGAACAAACGACAAACTTTTATAATCACATGTACATCCTTGCCCGATGGATCATTAAATGTTATTATCTTCGTCAACCGCAGTGGCGGCCTCTACTTCTCTTCCGTTCCGCGTAATAGGTATATTCGTAAGGACAGCTCCTTCGATCCTCGAGTGGGCAACTGGATAATCCTGTAAGCGCATGAGAGTGCACCTGTTTCCGCTGGTTAGTTATCCGGGTGTGGCTACGTTGGATGACTGATGGTGGTTGGCAAACGCATGTTTAGGCAATTTTCTGACGCAGATCTCCGAGAGGCGCTACCACGTCTCGTTTGAAGCGTAGATCATCGCCACCGACTGGTCGTCCGCTGGCTACATTAACACTGGTACCGCCATTTCCGTCTTCGGGATCGATCAGGTATTGCGGAAGAACGAAAGATGGGCCCCCAGTTTCCGTACTGTCAAACTCAACGCCCGAAAACAGCTCCTTACCCGGATGGCCGGCAAGTAAATTGGCTATCCTCAGATCGCAAGGATTGCGCAGGAATCGGCGCAGCAAGGCTCTGTTGAAAGGAATAATCAAGCAATACATGGAATTGCATTTGCTGAGTCAATCTTCCTGATATGCTTACTTTTCATTTGGTTTCAGCGTGTCAAGCCCTGCCGTGGCCACGCGGGACATAAACACGGGGTTAGCGCCAGTTTCAGAGGTTGGGGTGCGTTTGCCATTGGTCCATCCTCGTGAATATTGGAACGTTTGAGCATTCACTAGCATCACCAAGCCAACCAACAATATCGCGATCGTGCGAATGTGCAGCATCTTCAACAAGGAATAAACATCTTTTTTAATAAATCACATTATATTTGCTTTAAGTTgattattatgcaaatgattCGTCTCACTAGACATTCCCTGGATCTGGTGCTTATCGTAAATACTCTCTTTTCTTTACTAATCAATCCAAACGCAATCAAATTGTTCCAACATTACAACCATTTGGTCTTTTCTATGTATCCAATGAAAGTTTTATGAAACCACCGTTCTGTACAAAAGCTTGGCTATGATTGGTAACAAAAAAGCACTCGCTCCGTTAATTAAAGTTTATAAAACTTCACTGGTAATGTTCATTTGCAAAGCACGATTGCTGTACAACTTTTAACACTCAGAGCCTTTCACATTTCCAACAATAATTTAGTACACACCTTGTCACTTTTAAACAATACACACTAGTTCTGCTCAATACGTCCTTCGATTCCTTTTCAAAATTTCCAACTATGGTAAGTTTGGCAACAGCCAACAGATACAAACGCACTCCGAGTCGCTGACTTTCCGGAACGAAACTGTGCCCTGCTGGAAGGCCAACGGGACCTTTATATAGGATACCGAGAGTCAGTGTTCGTCTTACTAGCATCTCAAAGAAATCACGTATCACCTACCATCAAGCCCATATTAACCCCGCGTGAACCGCTTCTGGGGCTCGCACGTATTATCCCACTCACAAACACCTCCTACATGAATACTTCACCGTCGACAGCACGGATCAGCATATCAAAGTCAATCAATTAGAGTGAATCGAATTGTGGTGAGAGttaaaattatgtaaattttccaCCCCCATCCTGATAACGTCGACAACTGGCAGATACACACTCCCGCGAGTTGCACGTACGGGGCCCGCTCCCTAACCGAGCGAAAACAACCTTCTCCATCTCAGCCTGTTTGTTGTGTGATGCCATCTTTGATCCTGTTTATTACCACGCCAGAGAGTTATCAAATCTTGCCAAGCAAATAGGCGAATCGACGCTTTCAGTGGgattgaaaaacaaaagggCCAAATTACACTCCGGGAGCTAGTAAGACAGCGCTTGCAAGACGTTGCCGTTGCGGCACAAGGATATCATTTGCATACGACGGTGGTTACAGCGTGAGCTGCGCTTTCCACAGCCCACCTTATGACGATAAAACAGGCAAAGAACGACGGCGTCAAGATGGACCATCCCCATAGCTAATTAGGCCTCTATTGTGCGGTAGTCCCGTGCGTGTCGAACGAGAAATTATAAATATCCCGGAGTACATTCCATTCTGTTATCAACCAATGGTATAGCAATATGTTGGAAATTACAAAGCTTGCAAAAACGCTATAAAAATAGATATCCTGACCATGAAGTAAACATTAAGGAAGTGAACGGGAGTAtatgtattatttttattataatcATGAGTCTTGATATAGTAACAGTATCGATTCAATGAATTTATCTCAAATAGAATATGAATCACTTGAAGTTACTGTGTTACTTAAACTGAAGTCAACAAGGAAATTCGaataatgcagcaaaaaacgaTGCCTTTTTCTCATTAATTTTTCGTAATTCAAAGAACCAGACGAACAAGATATTTAAACAACGGAATGTTTATTGATTCGAATGATGAAAGATTAAGATTAAAACGATTAAGTTCCCAAATAACTCTCCTAGATAATTATTAGGTTTGGTATCTTCGCGACGAATCAAACcaagcaacaaaaaccaaaagaagATGCAACGTTTTTTTGagcgaacaacaaacacaaaaagatTAACAATATGGTTTCCATTCGTTAAGGACATGCTGAAATTACAGTTGCTCTTCCGTTATGATGGATTTGCCATCATTGTTGCGTGAAATGCGATAATATGTTTCAAACTTTTCCAGCTTCGTAACGAATTCCTCGTCGTGGGTGATGACGACGAGCAAAAAGTTGCTGTGCGCCCGTTCAGCTACAATCCGCCGCAAAGAGTCGCACAGCGATTCGATATTGTCCCGGTCCAGATTAGTGGTGGGCTCGTCGAGGGCCATCACCCCACAGTTGGCACTGAACGTTTCCGACAATGCGAGACGGATGATCAGTGACGCCAGAACTCTCTGTCCGGCGCTGCAACGACCGCGCATCTCTATTTCGACGTCGTTCTTCGCTTGAACCACACCGTACGAATACAGCCGACGCTTGTCTGACCGTTCCGGCGCGTTCGGATCATCCTCGGTCTTGATGCGAATGTAGTCGATGTCGTTGCCGCGGTAGATGTCGCGCCATAGCGAGAATATATTCCGGTTTATTTCGACCATCTTTTCGGTATGATATTCACGCAAGGCCCTTTCGACCGCATCGCGATGCTTTTTGATATCGCTCACCATCTTGCCCAGCACTGCCGCTTCGCAGAACGTTTTGCGGAAATTACGTATGGCATTTTTGAACTTGCTCTGCTCCAAGACCTCTCGAAGGCCCTTTATTTGCAGCTGCAACTCCCTCACTTGTCCGTTTACTTCGCTACGTTTGGCCTGCAGCCCGTCACGGAGATCGATAAGACGGGTTCGCTCTTTCTGCACACTGCTTAGTTCCATTTCTCCCATGTTTTTCTTCAGAGCGTCTAGTTCGGCTACAAGGTCCGCCGATTCACGAATCAAGCGCTTCAAGTCACGATTGTCGATAAGATTCCGCTCGCGCACATGCTGATCCGTGATGTCCTGCTTGATAGTTTCAATTGTGTCCATTTGCTTTTCAATTGATAGTACTATGCTGTCACGTTCGTCCTtaagttgtttcattttatcctgTAGACGCTCGACTTCGCGGTTCAGGTTCAACGCTTCCAGTTCACCCAGCTCGCTACCTAGTCGTCCAATTTCGGTCTCATCAAAGTTCAATGCTTCCAAAGATTTACGAGCCTTTTGCAACGACAGGGCATTTTGGTGCTTTGTGCGCGACTTCTCTTCGACTTTCTGATCCAACTCCTGCTTTAGGGTAGCCAATTGAGGCTGAGCTTGCTTAAGCTCAGCTTCGTGCATACCTATTTTTCCGGCCAGTTCCCGAACTATTGCCCTTTTCTGCTCCAATGATTGAACGGATTCTTGAAGCTTCAGctttttcgatttcatttcgttATTACGCGACTGTAGATTGTTCAACTTTTCCGACATTGTGTCGAATTCGCTCTGCAACTCATCCGTTAGGCGCCGTTCTGTCTTTAACCGTCCCCGTAATGATTCTCGATCGATCTTCAGCGAATCGATGCTCGCACCGTCCGCTACTTTGGAGCCTAACTCGCCACGCAGTTGCTCTACGCCACGTTGCAGCTTGTCCACCTCTCGGCTCATTTCATCCAAAACGCTCATATCACCAACGATGGTACTGATCAGTTGCAGATTAGCCGCCGGTTCCGACGTTGCCAACTGATATTCCTCTAGCTCATCGGCAGCCTTCGTGAGACGACGCTCGGTGTCCTGAAGTTGCTGTTTCAGTTTGGCCAACTCGAGCTTTTGCTTTTCCAACTCTTCTACGACCGATTTCAATGCCAACAACTTGTCATATTCCAAGCGTTCGTTTTTTAAGGTTCTCTCAAGCGATTCGATCTTCTGTGGCAGTCGCCGAATTTTATCCGATAACTTACCACTTACATCCTGAACATCGTCGGTGTTTAGTTCTTTGTCACACACCGGACAGCATTTGTCAGATTTGATGTTTGagatgaatttttgaaacagCACCATGGCCGAGCGCTCCTCGCCGTGCTCAAGAGTGTTTTTGTCAATCTTTTCCTTCAACTTGGCCACCACCTCGTCATACGGATTCCCACGGCAAGCAGAGTAAATTTTTTCTTCGGCCTCCGCCAACTCCCGCACAAGACGTTCATGCTGTAGCTTTTGGGTTTTTCTCAGCGTTTCCATCTCCGTGACGACCATTTGTGAGCGGTTTGCCTTCTCGTGAATCGTTTTGATCTCTTGCTGCAGTGCATCGTACAGGTCCTGCACGTTCCGCTTATAGTTGGACTCAATCGTACGATCGGGGAACAGGCCACGTAAGCTATCGGCATGCTTGTTTCGCATTCGCCTGAACTCTGAATCGCGGGCATTACATTGCTGTTCTTTCAGTGTTAATTCCCGTCCTTTTATTGCGAATTCGTCCATCGCACTGATACGCTCTTCTAACTGTTCCAACTGATCCTGCAACTGATCGCGCATTCTCTTTTTCTTGGCCAACTCCTCCTTCATGGCCGGAAGATTTACACTTTTTACGTGCGCCTCGTATTCGTGCTCGAGTTTCACTAATTCGTTGTTCAGCTGGCTAAGAGTTTGAGCAGAGAGCTCTATTTTGGACACCTCACCTTCTGCCTGCAGTTTGTCCCGCTCCATCTGCTGAgtctgttttcgtttcgagaGGCAATCACTTTCCAGTGTTGCTTTTGCCTCGCGTAACTTATCGATTTCTCGTTGTTTCAGCACATCTTCCTCGTCATATTCTGTGGCCATCGACTGAACCTTTCTGGTCTCTGCCTGCACTGCCTGCTGTATGGCTTTGATGGTAGACTGGATTACACTCAGGTCCACCGTGGCGCTATGGCAGTCTGCTGGCAGTGAGAGTTTTAATTTCTCTCCCAGCAGCACAATCTTTTTACTACGCTCTATCTTAAGTTCTCGTTCACGTTGCTGTTTCGTGATAATGGCAATTCGTTGTTGGTCCATTTGTAGCCATTTGCCTTGAATTACGCGATCTTTGGACTTGGTCGTTTCAAGTTCGCCCTTTGTCGCTTCAAGCTCAGACTTCTTGGATgcggttttttgttgaaaaattctTATTTCTTGCTCGAGTTCGATCAGGGTGCCTTCAAAAAGCTGCGTAATTTTAGATTTAAGCTTGCTCTGCTCTTCTTGTTTGCTCTGGATCCtagaaaaccaaaagaaaGAGCAGTTAAACACGAGCAATCCTTTTACAATTCAATTGCATACTTACTTTGAACTAAAGTCGATCTTTTTGGCAATCAGCATGTTGTACTCTCTTTCGATGAGAGCTAACTCGTCGAGTTTCTTCAAAATAGGATCGATATCGCTCTGAAGTTCGATTATTCTTTGTTGCAAATTAGTGTGCTTCCGGTCAGTGTCCTCCAGCTGAACGCGTTTTTGTTCGGCCTGAGTCTTCAACTCTTGCAGTAACTTCAAATCGCcctgtttctctttctgccgATCACAGTACTCTTTGGAGCTCTTCACCAACTTGTCAAGCAGGCGATTATATTCGGTTGTGCCGAAGATTGCGTCGAACCGCTTCTTGAGCTCTTTCGGTTCCTCTAGTGGCCAGCACGAATCTTCTTGGTGGCAAAATATGACATTGTTGAGAATCGCCCTCGACACTCCCATGGCCTCGCACATTTCGTTGTTAATATCGGCCGTCCGGGAGCGCGTCAATGATGATTTAGCTTTGGTTTCCGCGTTTTCCAGCACTATTGTCGAGTCGAGAGTTTCGAACTTGGGATTCTTTCCCTTGAGCGATATTTTCATCGATCGAATGGCCGTAACGGTGTTCTGCATGTGATCTTTCACCATCAATTTGACCTGCCCGAGCGACTCGACCGAGTGGAATATTTTCGGATCGTGCACGAAACCTATGCCGCGATTCGTGCCTTGTGGTACCTCGCCGGTCAGCCCGTACTTGAGGCACTCAATAATGGTTGTTTTTCCGCAGCCATTTTGCCCAACTATCAGCGTTAACGGCGTGCGGAAGTTGATTTTCTGTCGGTAAAAGCAAACCGCGCAAGGGCGGCAGGCGCACATTAGGAAATGTATTTTCTGCAATGCAGACAATTAGAATTTTGCTCACCTGGACGTCTGCACTGTCGACTCCGTAGCTGCGAATGCCCCGAATTTCCAGCTTTGATACCGTGGACATGATGGTTTAGTTTTCCGGCACACGAGTTACACGAAATAACTTGTTTCAGCCTGAACGCCTGTGTTTCGAAATGAGCGCGCGTTCCGGCGCTTTTGACAGTTCGATTCAAAACAATCGCCTTCGAACTTCGaagcttcgaaaaaaaacttcgAAACCactgaaaaatgtgttttattaaTGTTTCAAACAAGTTTTAAAACAGTCATAGTGAGTAAATCTGTGGGGTTGCTTTACATTACAATTGTTGTTGATAAAAACGCTCCATGCTCCGATAAAAGGTGATATGCTCCGTGAAAAATTGGAGCTCGTTCGCAAAGCACGTTACACGGTCGAATCCTGTCGGCATTGACAGCTGTCATCGCGCAACCGTTGTAGGGTTCCGAATCGGGTCGTGTTCGGCACTTGGTCAGTTTCGCAGTCTCAAAGTTAGGCTCAAAATTCGGTCGgattaataaaatattttgacatcTCGTGTTTTGACaaatgttaggctattgcagctcaaagtctctaaaATCataagaaaaggaaaagaataGTCTAGTTCAGTTAGGTGCGTgaaaaaacccataaaaatcCATGTGAAACCCATTCGGTCGGAGCACTGTTCAATGTTCGTAagtgtgcgtttttttg
It includes:
- the LOC128273017 gene encoding DNA repair protein RAD50, translated to MSTVSKLEIRGIRSYGVDSADVQKINFRTPLTLIVGQNGCGKTTIIECLKYGLTGEVPQGTNRGIGFVHDPKIFHSVESLGQVKLMVKDHMQNTVTAIRSMKISLKGKNPKFETLDSTIVLENAETKAKSSLTRSRTADINNEMCEAMGVSRAILNNVIFCHQEDSCWPLEEPKELKKRFDAIFGTTEYNRLLDKLVKSSKEYCDRQKEKQGDLKLLQELKTQAEQKRVQLEDTDRKHTNLQQRIIELQSDIDPILKKLDELALIEREYNMLIAKKIDFSSKIQSKQEEQSKLKSKITQLFEGTLIELEQEIRIFQQKTASKKSELEATKGELETTKSKDRVIQGKWLQMDQQRIAIITKQQRERELKIERSKKIVLLGEKLKLSLPADCHSATVDLSVIQSTIKAIQQAVQAETRKVQSMATEYDEEDVLKQREIDKLREAKATLESDCLSKRKQTQQMERDKLQAEGEVSKIELSAQTLSQLNNELVKLEHEYEAHVKSVNLPAMKEELAKKKRMRDQLQDQLEQLEERISAMDEFAIKGRELTLKEQQCNARDSEFRRMRNKHADSLRGLFPDRTIESNYKRNVQDLYDALQQEIKTIHEKANRSQMVVTEMETLRKTQKLQHERLVRELAEAEEKIYSACRGNPYDEVVAKLKEKIDKNTLEHGEERSAMVLFQKFISNIKSDKCCPVCDKELNTDDVQDVSGKLSDKIRRLPQKIESLERTLKNERLEYDKLLALKSVVEELEKQKLELAKLKQQLQDTERRLTKAADELEEYQLATSEPAANLQLISTIVGDMSVLDEMSREVDKLQRGVEQLRGELGSKVADGASIDSLKIDRESLRGRLKTERRLTDELQSEFDTMSEKLNNLQSRNNEMKSKKLKLQESVQSLEQKRAIVRELAGKIGMHEAELKQAQPQLATLKQELDQKVEEKSRTKHQNALSLQKARKSLEALNFDETEIGRLGSELGELEALNLNREVERLQDKMKQLKDERDSIVLSIEKQMDTIETIKQDITDQHVRERNLIDNRDLKRLIRESADLVAELDALKKNMGEMELSSVQKERTRLIDLRDGLQAKRSEVNGQVRELQLQIKGLREVLEQSKFKNAIRNFRKTFCEAAVLGKMVSDIKKHRDAVERALREYHTEKMVEINRNIFSLWRDIYRGNDIDYIRIKTEDDPNAPERSDKRRLYSYGVVQAKNDVEIEMRGRCSAGQRVLASLIIRLALSETFSANCGVMALDEPTTNLDRDNIESLCDSLRRIVAERAHSNFLLVVITHDEEFVTKLEKFETYYRISRNNDGKSIITEEQL
- the LOC128273320 gene encoding pro-corazonin-like; protein product: MLHIRTIAILLVGLVMLVNAQTFQYSRGWTNGKRTPTSETGANPVFMSRVATAGLDTLKPNEKALLRRFLRNPCDLRIANLLAGHPGKELFSGVEFDSTETGGPSFVLPQYLIDPEDGNGGTSVNVASGRPVGGDDLRFKRDVVAPLGDLRQKIA